A genomic window from Paramormyrops kingsleyae isolate MSU_618 chromosome 23, PKINGS_0.4, whole genome shotgun sequence includes:
- the gnrhr1 gene encoding gonadotropin releasing hormone receptor 1 isoform X1, whose protein sequence is MQVMSGNLSLFLATPPELQENTSSNSSSAPWSPDWAAPTFTRAAQFRVVATLVLFLFAAVSNLSVLGSVAWGRGRRLASHLRPLIMSLAVADLMMTFVVMPLDAVWNVTVQWYGGDALCKLLCFLKLFAMHSSAFILVVISLDRRHAILHPLDSFNASRRNRKMLLLAWSLSLLLASPQLFIFRAIKADGVDFTQCVTHGSFRHRWQETVYNMFHFITLYVVPLLVMSGCYTRILIEINQQMLKSRGTEPCLRRSGTDMIPKARMKTLKMTIVIVVSFVVCWTPYYLLGIWYWFQPEMLRVTPEYIHHILFVFGNFNTCCDPIIYGLYTPSFRADLAACWCRRSRNSSPRSLEHLSARRGAASGEAESDIPSGDQHSSIQQ, encoded by the exons ATGCAAGT AATGTCTGGGAATCTGTCTCTGTTTTTGGCGACACCCCCAGAGCTGCAGGAAAACACATCCTCCAACTCCTCCTCCGCCCCGTGGTCCCCGGACTGGGCGGCCCCCACTTTCACCAGGGCGGCCCAGTTCCGAGTGGTGGCCACTCTGGTGCTCTTCCTGTTTGCGGCCGTCAGCAACCTATCGGTGCTGGGCAGCGTGGCGTGGGGGCGGGGCCGGAGACTGGCCTCCCATCTGCGGCCCCTCATCATGAGCCTGGCGGTGGCCGACCTCATGATGACCTTCGTTGTGATGCCGCTGGACGCCGTGTGGAACGTGACCGTGCAATGGTACGGCGGAGACGCTCTCTGCAAGCTGCTCTGCTTCCTCAAGCTCTTCGCCATGCACTCGTCGGCCTTCATCCTGGTGGTCATCAGCCTCGACCGGCGCCATGCCATCCTCCACCCCCTCGACTCCTTCAACGCCAGCCGCAGGAACAGGAAGATGTTACTCTTGGCCTGGTCCCTCAGCCTGCTTTTGGCCTCCCCACAG CTCTTCATCTTCCGGGCCATCAAGGCTGATGGTGTGGACTTCACCCAGTGCGTGACCCACGGGAGTTTCCGGCACCGCTGGCAGGAGACGGTCTACAATATGTTCCACTTTATCACGCTCTATGTTGTCCCCCTGCTGGTCATGAGCGGATGCTACACCCGCATCCTCATTGAGATCAACCAACAGATGCTCAAAAGCAGAG GCACAGAGCCATGCTTGAGACGTAGCGGCACAGACATGATCCCCAAGGCACGGATGAAGACTCTTAAAATGACCATCGTCATTGTGGTGTCCTTTGTGGTCTGCTGGACTCCCTACTACCTGTTGGGCATCTGGTACTGGTTCCAGCCAGAGATGCTGCGAGTGACGCCTGAGTATATCCACCACATCCTATTTGTGTTTGGAAACTTCAACACCTGCTGCGACCCCATCATCTATGGTCTGTACACCCCTTCTTTCCGTGCCGACCTGGCTGCCTGCTGGTGTCGTCGGTCCCGGAACTCCTCCCCAAGATCACTGGAGCACCTTTCAGCCCGAAGGGGGGCTGCCAGCGGCGAGGCCGAGTCTGATATCCCCAGCGGTGACCAGCACAGTAGCATTCAGCAGTAG
- the gnrhr1 gene encoding gonadotropin releasing hormone receptor 1 isoform X2, translated as MSGNLSLFLATPPELQENTSSNSSSAPWSPDWAAPTFTRAAQFRVVATLVLFLFAAVSNLSVLGSVAWGRGRRLASHLRPLIMSLAVADLMMTFVVMPLDAVWNVTVQWYGGDALCKLLCFLKLFAMHSSAFILVVISLDRRHAILHPLDSFNASRRNRKMLLLAWSLSLLLASPQLFIFRAIKADGVDFTQCVTHGSFRHRWQETVYNMFHFITLYVVPLLVMSGCYTRILIEINQQMLKSRGTEPCLRRSGTDMIPKARMKTLKMTIVIVVSFVVCWTPYYLLGIWYWFQPEMLRVTPEYIHHILFVFGNFNTCCDPIIYGLYTPSFRADLAACWCRRSRNSSPRSLEHLSARRGAASGEAESDIPSGDQHSSIQQ; from the exons ATGTCTGGGAATCTGTCTCTGTTTTTGGCGACACCCCCAGAGCTGCAGGAAAACACATCCTCCAACTCCTCCTCCGCCCCGTGGTCCCCGGACTGGGCGGCCCCCACTTTCACCAGGGCGGCCCAGTTCCGAGTGGTGGCCACTCTGGTGCTCTTCCTGTTTGCGGCCGTCAGCAACCTATCGGTGCTGGGCAGCGTGGCGTGGGGGCGGGGCCGGAGACTGGCCTCCCATCTGCGGCCCCTCATCATGAGCCTGGCGGTGGCCGACCTCATGATGACCTTCGTTGTGATGCCGCTGGACGCCGTGTGGAACGTGACCGTGCAATGGTACGGCGGAGACGCTCTCTGCAAGCTGCTCTGCTTCCTCAAGCTCTTCGCCATGCACTCGTCGGCCTTCATCCTGGTGGTCATCAGCCTCGACCGGCGCCATGCCATCCTCCACCCCCTCGACTCCTTCAACGCCAGCCGCAGGAACAGGAAGATGTTACTCTTGGCCTGGTCCCTCAGCCTGCTTTTGGCCTCCCCACAG CTCTTCATCTTCCGGGCCATCAAGGCTGATGGTGTGGACTTCACCCAGTGCGTGACCCACGGGAGTTTCCGGCACCGCTGGCAGGAGACGGTCTACAATATGTTCCACTTTATCACGCTCTATGTTGTCCCCCTGCTGGTCATGAGCGGATGCTACACCCGCATCCTCATTGAGATCAACCAACAGATGCTCAAAAGCAGAG GCACAGAGCCATGCTTGAGACGTAGCGGCACAGACATGATCCCCAAGGCACGGATGAAGACTCTTAAAATGACCATCGTCATTGTGGTGTCCTTTGTGGTCTGCTGGACTCCCTACTACCTGTTGGGCATCTGGTACTGGTTCCAGCCAGAGATGCTGCGAGTGACGCCTGAGTATATCCACCACATCCTATTTGTGTTTGGAAACTTCAACACCTGCTGCGACCCCATCATCTATGGTCTGTACACCCCTTCTTTCCGTGCCGACCTGGCTGCCTGCTGGTGTCGTCGGTCCCGGAACTCCTCCCCAAGATCACTGGAGCACCTTTCAGCCCGAAGGGGGGCTGCCAGCGGCGAGGCCGAGTCTGATATCCCCAGCGGTGACCAGCACAGTAGCATTCAGCAGTAG